Proteins co-encoded in one Ictalurus furcatus strain D&B chromosome 9, Billie_1.0, whole genome shotgun sequence genomic window:
- the rmnd1 gene encoding required for meiotic nuclear division protein 1 homolog, whose protein sequence is MLARSLTALTSWRLYQPLERTLYSRLVSGRALRLEKCPGSGLSCCLPSVLSCSASSHKLHTHCKNNPTITFSDAWSYGMRRRVFNPKHGMVLKTWNIHRTFQSTSGTTKSVLKQAGMPGKKTLKGPRTKQPSRANLPAPEEDMMQCIAYATAEQYHLPTLCHDLIANGFFEIRDLPRDAANVLVIGTEMASKPDDSAMMFFFREGSVVFWNVDVETLKKVMRILEQHEIQPYEVALVHWENEEINYSIEEGNTKLHRGNFIFNSDMDYEQVLLEKFAFSNALSLSVKLAIWEISLDNFVESIQPIPETLKSGKSVKLSRAEVLQKIGELFALRHCINLSSDLLITPDFYWDREDLEQLYDKTCQFLSINRRVKVVNEKLQHCTELTDLMRNHLGEKHSLRLEWMIVILITIEVMFELARVVF, encoded by the exons ATGCTCGCTAGGTCTCTGACAGCTTTGACATCCTGGAGACTGTATCAGCCTTTGGAGAGGACACTTTACTCCAGATTAGTCTCTGGAAGAGCACTAAGGCTGGAGAAATGTCCAGGCTCAGGGCTCAGCTGCTGTCTACCAAGTGTGCTGTCCTGCAGCGCCTCATCTcacaaacttcacacacactgcaagaaCAATCCCACCATCACATTCAGCGATGCCTGGTCTTATGGAATGCGAAGACGCGTTTTTAACCCAAAACATGGCATGGTACTCAAAACATGGAATATACACAGAACATTTCAATCCACCAGTGGAACCACCAAATCTGTGCTGAAGCAAGCGGGCATGCCTggcaaaaaaacattaaagggACCAAGGACGAAACAGCCGTCCAGAGCCAATCTGCCAGCCCCAGAAGAG GATATGATGCAATGTATCGCCTATGCAACTGCTGAACAATACCACCTACCAACTCTCTGCCATGACCTAATAGCTAATGGCTTTTTTGAAATAAGAGACTTGCCCAGAG ATGCAGCTAATGTTCTGGTGATTGGAACAGAAATGGCATCAAAACCAGATGACTCTGCCATGATGTTTTTCTTCAG GGAAGGCTCAGTGGTTTTCTGGAATGTTGATGTGGAAACT TTAAAGAAAGTGATGCGGATATTGGAGCAACATGAGATTCAGCCATATGAAGTGGCTTTGGTCCACTGGGAAAATGAAGAGATCAATTACTCAATAGAAGA GGGAAATACAAAGCTCCATCGGGGAAACTTCATATTTAATAGCGACATGGACTATGAGCAAGTCCTTCTGGAGAAATTCGCATTTTCTaatgctctgtctctctcag TTAAGCTGGCGATATGGGAGATCTCTCTGGATAACTTTGTTGAATCTATTCAGCCAATTCCAGAG ACACTAAAGTCTGGGAAGTCAGTCAAACTGTCCAGGGCAGAGGTCTTGCAGAAAATAGGAGAACTGTTTGCTCTGAG GCACTGCATTAACCTCAGTTCAGATCTTCTCATCACTCCTGATTTCTACTGGGACAGAGAGGACCTGGAGCAACTGTATGACAAAACATGTCAGTTTCTCAGTATCAACCGTAGGGTCAAG GTTGTGaatgagaagctgcagcactgCACTGAACTGACAGACCTGATGAGGAATCACCTTGGTGAAAAGCACAGTCTTCGACTGGAGTGGATGATTGTAATCTTGATCACTATTGAG GTGATGTTTGAACTCGCCCGTGTGGTCTTCTGA